The sequence below is a genomic window from Plutella xylostella chromosome 14, ilPluXylo3.1, whole genome shotgun sequence.
ACCTGCGGGACAGAACCGTGCCTCGGGTCCGTCGTACACGGCGAGGTTGGTGTTGACGGGCACCGAGTCGTCCTTGAGCGTCAGGTGCGCTGGCTGGTCCGCCTCGTGGTTCGTGCCTGCAGGGGAAACAATGTTAGATGTTGtctattattgtattgtattaccATCAAAACTTAGGGACATGCTAGTAATGCATATAATGTACTAaggtaattttgtaaaaaaattaaatcgttagtaggtattatccataagttaaatatttttattattttaccattAAGCGATGGATGTTAAGGAGCGGGGACTTCTGGTACAGGTATTTCTTACTTAAAAGAAGGCCCTAGCCAAgtcatatttttgaaatttatgGTACTGCaataaatagatttttttttgtatgctAATCGATGCCAGGCGCAATTAATTTTCAAAAGGATAATAGCTGTTGACTGACTAAGTGGATCAATGGCGTCGCCTGGTTTCGACACATTGTGAACCCAAAAGTCTCTTATAAACTCGTTTAGCTTGCTACACCAATCACAGAGCCGAATTTATCGCGAATCGATGCGACGTCGTTATAAGACCAGTGCAGCGAGGACTAGTCAAGTTATATGTGGTTCTACAGTACCAGTAAGAGCTACAGAGGAGAGCAGGTCGAAGGTGACGACGCCGTCCGGCTTGGGGTACTCGATGGGCTGGCACTCCTTCGCGGGCTTCAGGCGCGCGTGGTCCGCTCCTGGGAAACAAATATAacaatatatgtatacagggtgttgcaaaagggtatactaagccgtaAGGGGGTGGCCCCCTGAGTCAGTTTGAGTGAGTTTGTATAATAATGGAAttactataaaatacaataacaaagGATGTATGGGACAGGTTTTCCGTATGTAGCCGGAAAGAAGTAAAAAGTGGCAAGCAACCGCATACGTCAAAACTGATAAAATAATTGacctttattttatgtataagtaggttTTCACGGAAGACCCGTAGAATGCATGTTACTAGGACTGTCAAGCAAGGGCGTATAGCCTGGATAAATCTAAAATCTACATCCATAACTATATTGACCATTTGCGACATGATAAGGCTACTTTGTGCCCGGAGGCATCTGGAGGAATTCATCAGACGGGTTTgaagtttaatttaatgtgCTTTCTGCTTAGGAAGTGTAATAAGGAACCCTAATAAAGTGCATACCTCCATGGCTGAGCGTCGTATGCTCTTATTATTTAGTTGAATCATTGTAGATATATCTCGGGAGGCATCAGGAGGCATGCTGGAGGCCATGAGATGGGTTTTAAGTTTGATTCGTCGCGCTGTCTTTCAGTCATAAATCTCCCTAATTATAAGCGAATACTACGGTGCATCGAATATAATCCTAAATCTCCTTACCTCCGTGGCTGAGCGTCCATGGCTCCTTGCCTCGCATTGCGGTGGAGAAGGCGGAGTAGGCGAGCCCGCCGTACAGACCGAGACCGGTGTGGAACGACGGACGGCAGTTGCGGACTTGCTGCGGACATACAAGGACATATTGTGAGAGATGAGACACAGGTAGGTTAGAGGATGGAAGagaaaggccgaggacagagtatGGTAGCGCTCCTTGGAGTCtgtgtacatttttttttttttttttaatagtctatgtgttttcccactgctgggcaaagaccTCCCCTTTAATTTTCCACTTCTCCCGATCCAATGCGGCTACCTCCCAATCCGGCAAATATTTGacgaggtcgtcccgccaccTCCTTCTCGGCCTGCCTCTCCGCCGGCGCCCGTCGCCCGGCACCCACTCGGTCGCTATCttggcccaccggtccgggtgcattCGGCAGACGTGGCCGGCCCAGTTCCATTTGAGCTTCGCGGTCTCGACACCAACATCGATTATGCGGGTTTGGGAGCGTAGTGCGGTGTTCCTGACACGGTCTGTCAATTTTACACCTAGAATACTACGCTCCATCGCTCTTTGGCAGACCTTCAGTCTGGTCTTTTGATGTTCGGTCAGTGACCATGTCTGTGCGCCGTAGGTTAGGACGGGCAAGATACACATGTCAACGAGTTTGCGCTTGAGTGACAGTGGAAGGTTGCCCTTCATCAGCTGCTTCATAGACCAGTAGCTCTTCCAGGCGTTATCGATGCGTCTATCGATCTCCTTGTCTTGCCTGTTTTCGAATGAGACTAGCTGGCCTAAGTAAATGTACTCGTTGACATATTGTATATCCTGACCGTCTACCGTGACCCTATGTTTCACGCTGTTAGACATGATCTTCGTTTTGGACCGATTCATCGACAATCCGACTTGAAGGCTTGCCGTGCTGAGATCTTGCAGCATGCGTTCGAGTGTTGATGCCGACGGGGAAAACAGCACGATATCATCGGCGAAGCGAAGATTGGTTAATCTTCTGCCACCGATGTCGATACCTTTGCTTTCCCATGAAACCTGTCtgtgtacatattattataataattattattaagcttataagtattgtataccaactagttttatgtatttttttaaaaaagatggctcaggagttttttgcctccgttcttctccttagacagaaagagccccccttatccgaacacgaagaaaatattatattcatacgatgaataaaaatatttgagtttgagtttacAACAGTGGATGATTGCGGGCTCATTGAAAATACGAAATGATTTTATTGCATCATTAGAAAATGTGCAAtcaaatcctaatcctaatcctaactaatattataaatgcgaaagtaactgtgtctgtctgtctgtctgttactctttcacgccaaaactactgaacggatttgaatgtaatttggtatacatacggtctaaaccctgggaaagaacataggctactttttatcccggaattcccacgggaaaactttttaaggcgaagcgaagcgcgcggggacaactagttatttatataactGAAATTGGTTGAAAAAATCAATACCCACATAAGGATAGCATAGGATTTTTAATTGGCTAATTCATCCTCAACTACACAAAAATATGCTTCCGTCGTAACAAGTGCGAATTTTATGTATTTGCTACAACAATTTAATAACGTACCTTCAGCTCCTTATAAACGTATGAGCTCTTGAGCTTGTCTTCATACGCGGCGGGCACCACGCCGGCTTCGTGCGTCGCCTCGCCAGATATTATCAGATCCATGGCCGCTTCTGCGGCTAGCATACCTGCGAAAATAACAGATAAATTAGTGTACCTATGCAGTAAATCCAATTAAAGGCCACTAAGGCCTAACCCTTACTTCATCAGaaagagacccgtgccccagcagggACGTCATGGGttgtaatgatgatgatgaaatcgaATTAgttaatgattaaatattgtgttttctattctatataAATAAGCTGAAAACCTAACCTGTAGCCAGAGCCAAGCTGTAGTAGCAAGCCTAGTTATTTTAAACAGCTGAGATAGGCTTTCTGATGAACCAAGAAGCGATATTCTTGTTCGTATAGTAGAAGGACGTAGTAATTTAGGCTTCTTTACTGCCCCGCGCATGGATCTTGACTATCAAACGAAATATATTTCAGTCCTAGTCTGACGAAGCCGCCCGGGAACACCGGCGTGGGGAGCCCcgggggtgtcccacgctacataCCGCTCTTCATAGCATTATGAGTTCCCTTGATGCGCGGCACGTTGAGGAAGCCAGCCGAGTCGCCGGCGAGGCAGCCGCCCGGGAACACGGGTTTAGGAAGGCACTGCCAGCCGCCTTCGACCAGGGCGCGGGCGCCGTACGCTATGCGGGTGCCGCCTGGTGGGAAGTTAAGGAAGTTATTGGACTGGTGGATTGAAGATAAGTTAAATCAGGTAAAAATTGTACGTGAGAGGGGTTGGGATTCTTTGCCCGAGATCTTACCAAGCTATCTATCTGATATGGTATTACTCTGTATAACCTTCCAGATTCCTTCTTTTATCGTCGTGGATTCTTTGTAGCCAGTATTGGTTACATGAGGTAGATGGAAGATAtcaggaataaaattgtatgtaGAGATGCTGATTGATGACGATGATTTTCAGTGTTGCGAAACTGACATTCTAAGCCGTGAAAAAACGGGGagactttatttaaaaaacgttGTGTGGCGATCTTTCGAGTATTTCCGTACAACTTACACACCCCTTAAAAGATACATCACCAACTAACCTTGAAACAGCTTATTGATATACGGATGCGTCTTAAACCTCTGGAACTCTTTGAACGGGCTCAGATACGGGTTGCTATAGTCCAACCCTACGACGAAGCCGGCAGCGACCAATGGGGCCTCCCCCTCGGCTTGCTTGAGGTGGTAGATGAAGGAACCCCCGTAGGTGTTTTTGTCTAGTGGCCAACCGATTGTGTGCTCGACTAGGCCGGGCTGGTGGTTCTGGGGGAAAGAAAATGAAGATATGTACGCAAATTTTGGCATTCTAAGCCGTCAGAGGTAGTTATTTCATTCATTAAGCGAGAATATtaaaaggtatttatttaactttactttTGTAGACAAaggtattttctttcttttacaGATGGTTTTTAATTCGCGATTTTAGAATTGGTCGCATATTAAAAGTGGCTTAGAATTTCAGTCACTAACAAGTGAATTAAGATCCTTATCCTTTTtacgaagtcggttaaaaatgccACCCTTTAAATTGCGGTATCGCGCTTCTTGGGTTAGTTGGGATGTAATATCAAATACAGCACTGCAATAAACACTATAAAAATCCCACTGGCAAAGTgactaaattaatattttacctCAGGTGCGACTTCCCACAGCTCCTTCAGTCCGATACCGTATGACTGCGGCTCGCTCTTCTCTCGCAGGTTGTATTTTTGACTCGCCATCTTCGTCAAGTGCCCGTGGCACCCTGGAATCGAAACATTATTGGAGTTTAATACTGATGTATTGTATTGAACATAATTTTAGGAGATAAATAGATTGACTGTGAATGTCTGGTAAtagcacaaaaaaaatgtgaacGTTTGAACTCGTATagatcatagaacaacgcggactcagATGTACTCAATGGTGATAgatggatgtttgttactcttcgCATGTAGTAAACataacataggctactttttatcccgaaagtGCCTCGGGAAAACCTttcaaggcgaagcgaagcttgcaACAAGGCTTTATAGCCTAAAATGTTCTATGACACTGACCTTCAGTAAAAATAGTCAACTTGGCATGAAACTCCATGCCTCGTTCGAACATGTCCTTGGGCGAGCCGTCCTTGGCCACGCCCACGTCGCCGGTGGCCACGCCGCGGAGCGACCCGTCCGGCCGGTAGAGAAGCtctgcgcccgcgcagcccGGCCACACCTGGCGGGGGAGAAGATAAGTTTTTTAGTGTGTTctcaatttataaaaaaaaacacgcacggggtaggcagaggtgcattgctgcacccacttttcgccagagtgtatgttagtcccaatgtaatagggggagggcctattgccatgttacgggcacatccaagacccgagaacaaatatctgtgtttaaacaaatatctgccccagccgggaatcgaacccgggaccatcggctcagtagtcagggtcactaaccactacgccattcggtcgtctcaaTTTATGTGTACGAGAAAGAGATAAGTATC
It includes:
- the LOC105384539 gene encoding electron transfer flavoprotein-ubiquinone oxidoreductase, mitochondrial; its protein translation is MAVALVSSARQVGRLTNAARRLYSDVQPKITTHYTIHPREKDPRWKEVNMERIAEETDILIIGGGPAGMAAAIRARQIAAEKGAEVRVTLLEKAAETGGHILSGACVDPIALNELIPDWKEKGAPMNTEVTADKFGLLSKTGRIPLPVFPGLPNYNHGNYVVRLGHLVRWLGEQAEEAGAEVWPGCAGAELLYRPDGSLRGVATGDVGVAKDGSPKDMFERGMEFHAKLTIFTEGCHGHLTKMASQKYNLREKSEPQSYGIGLKELWEVAPENHQPGLVEHTIGWPLDKNTYGGSFIYHLKQAEGEAPLVAAGFVVGLDYSNPYLSPFKEFQRFKTHPYINKLFQGGTRIAYGARALVEGGWQCLPKPVFPGGCLAGDSAGFLNVPRIKGTHNAMKSGMLAAEAAMDLIISGEATHEAGVVPAAYEDKLKSSYVYKELKQVRNCRPSFHTGLGLYGGLAYSAFSTAMRGKEPWTLSHGGADHARLKPAKECQPIEYPKPDGVVTFDLLSSVALTGTNHEADQPAHLTLKDDSVPVNTNLAVYDGPEARFCPAGVYEYVPMETGDGQRLQINAQNCIHCKTCDIKDPSQNINWVVPEGGGGPAYNGM